A region of Staphylococcus sp. IVB6181 DNA encodes the following proteins:
- a CDS encoding phage tail spike protein — MIHVLDYQGKIIDFIAQNDNAVISAVHHKNINERSETFDFTILSERAEHLQDRNRIIIQDSNEQYREFIIEHISQDIDGYTEVETSASYLEDISKSKPYSPGKLPSMTTSQALRDVLKDTGWQVSDRTEYGGTRSTSWTSFQTRYEVLMQLCTTYKMIPDFYVEVGRNRVEGRYVVLKTRAPLFKGKEIVYGKDLLEMKRTVDMTEIKTALLASGPQKEDGTPGITLTVKDDEANNRYSLPGRYLWGIYSPETEDENMTESRLRTLATTELNKRKAAAISYEVKAADIKRYYPHEVIRLGDKIRIKNEDFVPSLYLEAEVIGEDYDLISGDSEYSFGEYKEYAESELKKAFEQRLRDIQQKLNDKVSNINTIIEQTQAGNLEYFEKKIIKSSTPPPNLVNDMLWYDTSNLEVAVLRRYWNGEWLESTVENVEQIGGITREKALHSELNNTFINLCIQHSKLLSEVYEVINSEYLTDNVLEQDVQAKLNDTVAVYNAIKSNLDSMTPETATIGKLVDTQSLFLQYRELLQALYTSLENAKIAIDKYFKLLQSQYTDEKYNEAMTKVANSIGGTWNSDTNQLIADIPNNDEMTAAIKAYTDGEVTKLNNLLNSTIDSKITQTKNELSSNITAVNTKVDNLQVGGRNLLRSYYGSSNISTVITDTKSFTFIGWGVTIYQPSIFSPLLESGKQYTLTFDVEVLNVSSLKPYALDYSLRIYDRTTTKTLINVSAARVTGTVGDKYHVSQTFTATPGEWGLIAYSNLKTPDGTLSTNPRESDTIRISNLKLEKGTIPTDYTLAPEDINSQIIKAQTDATAAAKAYADAQDALRKTETQAYADGIVTAEEERAIADATAKLEEAKRYAADRDSEVLFLAQQDIDGKLLPIKSTQTTQSTDIKQLQDNILLKADKSEVTTLYDNNIKPLETKVNDNTAQLQIQSDKIDSKVSNTQYTADVDNIVTRLNTADTQRTQLSNAINDRVTLTQFNDNKTATTNQINTAVNNIQVGGRNLLLDSLNAVFSPNNVGLGTPVQNADKSWTITPDADKIISSYYFFKYTNKKLTSQPLEKNVYYTFSLDVKPAVDTTVELSINSAAIEQYQSTAKNKFISVAANQYKRIAFTFKIMQDIDNLPIILRTQTAGAKLTYTNSQLEKSNTANDWTPAPEDTQAQITKAQTDATNAAKAYADAQDALRKTEAQAYADGKVTAEEQRAITDAQNKLTEAKTHAETKATEAQNLAQQYAQTQDGATLASANKYTDDKKAQTDQTLTTMQTQINQNGTDINLRATKDEFNQTRKTLSSVISDLTVNTTTGLTLSYDENGNITSSTVGPEGIMLKGDHVDITVNEDFKVMTNAINNKVGKHEVINSINVSNEGIAIDANKVGIRGGDGTTYLDIQNTKLLSRGFFDRTWGDVTDRPYCKLGIYDGHLIMQNETSARNLYLTEKGLSTTMAGNLKGTSGTLEFHFLSPTDNTEGVRLHSYYGMVYLQSQENRVYIRSKQTTNIETADAGIYVRPYNLTRPGYNEFSYKVVEADKPEETDGYFIYGEVSNPDGLAGSGIRFRKKGYKRQTTGEYEPMIYATDNAGNASTGSFSARNFYGD; from the coding sequence ATGATTCATGTTTTGGATTATCAAGGTAAGATTATTGATTTTATAGCTCAAAACGATAATGCAGTTATCAGTGCGGTGCACCATAAAAATATAAATGAACGATCTGAAACGTTTGATTTTACAATATTGTCTGAGCGCGCTGAACATTTGCAAGACAGAAACAGAATCATTATACAAGATTCGAATGAACAGTATCGTGAGTTCATTATTGAACATATCTCACAAGATATCGACGGCTATACCGAGGTAGAAACCAGCGCCAGTTATTTAGAAGATATTTCTAAAAGCAAACCTTACAGTCCAGGTAAATTACCTAGTATGACCACATCACAAGCATTGAGAGATGTATTAAAAGATACAGGTTGGCAAGTTTCGGATAGAACTGAATACGGCGGCACACGTTCTACTTCTTGGACAAGTTTTCAAACACGTTATGAAGTATTGATGCAGTTATGCACGACGTATAAAATGATTCCTGATTTTTATGTGGAAGTCGGGCGTAATCGTGTAGAAGGAAGATATGTTGTATTAAAGACGCGCGCTCCTTTATTCAAAGGCAAAGAAATTGTGTATGGTAAAGATTTGCTAGAAATGAAGCGTACAGTAGATATGACTGAAATTAAAACTGCATTGCTTGCCAGCGGACCACAAAAGGAAGATGGGACACCAGGTATCACGTTGACTGTCAAAGATGATGAAGCAAATAATCGATACAGTCTTCCAGGACGGTACTTGTGGGGGATTTATTCACCTGAAACTGAAGATGAAAATATGACTGAATCACGTTTGCGTACTTTAGCAACTACTGAATTAAATAAGCGCAAAGCAGCTGCTATCAGTTATGAAGTTAAAGCAGCAGATATTAAACGCTATTACCCACATGAAGTGATTCGTTTAGGTGATAAAATCAGAATTAAAAATGAAGATTTTGTACCTAGTTTATATCTGGAAGCAGAAGTAATCGGTGAAGATTACGATTTGATTTCTGGAGATTCCGAGTACAGTTTTGGGGAGTATAAGGAATATGCAGAATCCGAACTCAAGAAAGCGTTCGAGCAAAGATTACGCGACATTCAACAAAAGCTGAATGATAAAGTAAGTAATATTAATACAATTATTGAACAGACACAAGCAGGTAATCTTGAATACTTTGAAAAGAAAATCATAAAATCTTCTACACCTCCTCCTAATCTTGTCAATGATATGCTTTGGTATGATACCAGCAATCTGGAAGTCGCGGTATTGCGTAGATATTGGAATGGTGAGTGGTTAGAATCTACTGTTGAAAACGTCGAACAAATCGGCGGGATCACACGTGAAAAAGCATTGCACAGCGAGTTAAACAATACGTTTATTAATTTGTGTATCCAACACTCAAAATTATTAAGTGAAGTATACGAAGTAATAAATAGTGAATATTTAACTGATAACGTATTAGAACAAGATGTGCAGGCTAAACTTAATGATACGGTAGCTGTATATAATGCCATTAAGTCGAATCTTGACAGCATGACGCCGGAAACCGCGACGATTGGCAAATTGGTTGATACACAATCGCTATTTTTACAGTATCGTGAATTATTGCAGGCGCTTTATACTTCATTAGAAAATGCGAAGATCGCAATAGATAAATATTTCAAATTGCTACAATCGCAATATACAGATGAAAAGTACAACGAGGCAATGACAAAAGTAGCAAACAGCATAGGCGGCACATGGAATAGTGATACCAACCAGTTAATCGCAGATATTCCAAACAACGACGAAATGACCGCAGCAATCAAGGCATACACAGACGGCGAGGTTACAAAGCTAAACAACTTGTTAAACAGCACAATCGACAGCAAGATAACACAAACAAAAAACGAGTTAAGCAGCAACATTACAGCCGTTAACACCAAGGTTGATAATTTACAGGTTGGCGGTAGGAACTTACTAAGGTCATATTATGGTTCGAGCAATATATCAACAGTAATTACTGATACAAAATCATTTACTTTTATTGGTTGGGGCGTAACAATCTACCAACCGTCAATATTTTCGCCATTACTTGAAAGTGGAAAACAATATACTTTGACTTTTGATGTTGAGGTTCTAAATGTATCATCACTTAAGCCTTATGCATTAGACTATTCATTACGTATTTATGACCGTACGACAACAAAAACACTCATCAATGTATCAGCCGCAAGAGTAACCGGAACAGTTGGCGATAAGTATCATGTATCGCAAACGTTTACGGCAACGCCGGGCGAATGGGGATTAATAGCCTATTCAAACTTAAAAACGCCGGACGGTACTTTAAGTACGAACCCGAGAGAAAGCGACACGATAAGAATTTCTAATTTGAAACTAGAAAAAGGCACAATCCCGACAGACTATACACTAGCGCCCGAAGACATTAATTCTCAAATCATCAAAGCACAGACAGACGCAACAGCAGCCGCCAAGGCTTACGCTGACGCGCAAGACGCATTAAGGAAAACAGAAACACAGGCTTATGCGGACGGAATCGTTACAGCCGAGGAAGAACGAGCAATCGCAGACGCTACCGCTAAACTTGAGGAGGCGAAAAGGTACGCAGCAGACAGGGACTCAGAAGTTTTATTCCTTGCACAACAAGACATAGACGGAAAACTGCTGCCGATTAAGTCGACACAAACAACACAAAGCACTGACATTAAGCAGCTGCAAGATAACATTTTATTAAAGGCGGACAAGTCGGAAGTAACAACATTGTACGACAACAACATCAAACCTTTAGAAACAAAGGTCAACGACAACACAGCACAGTTACAAATTCAATCGGACAAAATCGACAGCAAGGTATCAAATACGCAATACACCGCAGATGTCGACAATATCGTGACACGCTTAAACACAGCCGACACACAACGCACGCAGTTATCTAATGCAATCAATGACCGTGTAACTTTAACGCAATTCAACGACAACAAGACAGCGACAACCAATCAGATTAATACAGCCGTTAATAATATCCAAGTCGGCGGACGTAACTTGTTACTAGATAGCTTAAACGCAGTGTTTTCACCTAATAATGTTGGATTAGGAACGCCGGTGCAAAACGCAGACAAAAGCTGGACGATTACACCGGACGCAGACAAAATCATATCGAGTTACTACTTTTTCAAATACACAAATAAAAAATTGACATCACAACCATTAGAAAAAAATGTTTACTACACATTTTCATTAGATGTTAAACCGGCAGTAGATACTACCGTAGAATTATCTATTAACAGTGCAGCGATTGAACAATATCAAAGCACAGCCAAGAACAAATTTATTTCAGTCGCAGCCAATCAATATAAACGGATAGCATTTACTTTCAAAATCATGCAAGATATTGATAACTTACCGATAATTTTACGTACACAAACAGCAGGCGCAAAGTTAACTTACACAAATTCACAACTAGAAAAAAGTAACACGGCAAATGATTGGACGCCAGCACCCGAGGACACGCAAGCACAGATAACAAAGGCACAAACAGACGCAACCAACGCCGCTAAAGCGTACGCAGACGCACAGGACGCCCTACGCAAGACCGAGGCGCAAGCGTACGCAGACGGCAAAGTGACAGCAGAGGAACAACGCGCAATCACAGACGCACAGAACAAGCTCACAGAGGCAAAAACACACGCCGAAACAAAAGCAACCGAGGCGCAAAACTTAGCGCAGCAATACGCACAGACGCAAGACGGGGCAACCTTAGCAAGCGCTAATAAGTACACGGACGATAAAAAAGCACAAACAGACCAGACTTTAACAACTATGCAAACGCAGATAAACCAAAATGGAACAGATATTAACTTACGTGCTACCAAAGACGAATTTAATCAGACACGCAAGACGTTATCGTCTGTAATATCTGATTTAACTGTCAATACAACAACCGGCCTTACACTGTCTTATGATGAAAATGGCAACATCACATCAAGTACAGTCGGCCCTGAGGGGATTATGCTGAAAGGTGATCATGTAGATATTACAGTTAATGAAGACTTTAAAGTCATGACTAATGCTATTAATAACAAAGTTGGTAAACATGAAGTTATTAACAGCATTAATGTATCGAATGAGGGTATTGCTATTGATGCAAATAAAGTTGGCATTCGAGGCGGAGATGGTACAACCTATTTGGATATTCAAAATACCAAATTATTATCGCGCGGTTTCTTTGATCGAACATGGGGAGATGTCACAGATCGACCTTACTGTAAATTAGGGATTTATGATGGACACCTTATTATGCAAAATGAAACATCTGCGAGAAACTTGTATTTAACTGAAAAAGGTCTATCAACTACAATGGCTGGTAACTTAAAAGGGACAAGCGGAACATTAGAGTTTCACTTTTTAAGTCCTACAGATAATACAGAAGGTGTAAGGCTGCATTCGTATTACGGCATGGTATATCTGCAATCTCAAGAAAATCGTGTTTATATTCGTTCAAAACAAACGACTAATATTGAAACAGCCGATGCCGGTATTTATGTTAGACCTTATAATTTAACGAGACCCGGTTATAATGAATTTAGTTATAAGGTTGTAGAAGCAGATAAGCCGGAAGAGACTGATGGTTATTTTATTTACGGTGAAGTTTCTAATCCTGATGGATTAGCAGGTTCAGGTATTCGTTTCAGAAAGAAAGGATATAAAAGACAAACAACCGGAGAGTACGAACCGATGATATATGCAACAGATAATGCAGGCAATGCGAGCACCGGATCGTTTAGTGCGCGAAACTTTTATGGCGACTAA
- a CDS encoding tail fiber domain-containing protein: protein MADSAGGEIRATSTTGYNNGNTTYLPVRAAGIKTHSSLAFTNHSDNDVFFGIMPNKTFCFTDVNGYNGGKPAYQSVRAKEYLPGSLEEYKRDIKEWNDDALTSISNAQLYQYNYKNDLADEKKRHGFVIGEDYATPDDFIDGDGVKTYEMIAYCMRAIQQLNEKLEEQINGK from the coding sequence ATGGCTGATAGTGCAGGCGGTGAGATACGTGCGACAAGTACAACGGGGTACAATAACGGTAATACAACGTATCTTCCAGTGCGTGCAGCCGGCATTAAAACACATTCTTCTTTAGCATTTACCAACCATAGCGATAATGATGTATTCTTTGGCATTATGCCTAACAAAACATTCTGTTTTACTGATGTAAATGGATACAACGGAGGTAAGCCTGCGTACCAAAGTGTGCGTGCAAAAGAATACTTACCAGGGTCATTAGAAGAATATAAACGCGATATAAAAGAATGGAATGATGATGCACTTACGTCTATATCAAATGCACAACTTTATCAATACAACTACAAAAATGATTTAGCTGACGAGAAAAAACGTCATGGTTTTGTCATTGGCGAGGATTATGCAACACCTGATGATTTTATTGACGGTGATGGTGTTAAAACTTATGAAATGATTGCGTATTGTATGCGCGCTATTCAACAATTAAATGAAAAATTGGAGGAACAAATAAATGGAAAATAA
- the pepG1 gene encoding type I toxin-antitoxin system toxin PepG1, which yields MSVSTKSLERRRLMITISTMLQFGLFLIALIGLVIKLIELSNKK from the coding sequence ATGAGCGTATCAACGAAATCTTTAGAAAGGAGACGCCTAATGATTACAATAAGTACCATGTTGCAATTTGGTTTATTCCTTATTGCATTAATTGGTCTTGTAATCAAGCTTATTGAATTAAGCAATAAAAAATAA
- a CDS encoding phage holin — protein sequence MKINMKLRFKNKAVLTGLVGAVLLFVKQMTELFGLDLSTQLEQVSGVIGAILTLLAGLGVLTDPTTKGIKDSGIVQTYTKPRDSNNADEMVQWQNQAHVPEVQQFQPEQYDTSKPFVDDSDEIGFDVNQYEHGGGSNHSNTD from the coding sequence ATGAAAATAAATATGAAATTAAGATTTAAAAACAAGGCAGTGCTGACTGGATTAGTCGGTGCTGTTTTATTATTTGTGAAACAAATGACTGAGTTATTTGGATTAGACTTATCAACACAATTAGAACAAGTCAGCGGAGTTATTGGCGCAATTCTTACATTGTTAGCTGGCTTAGGTGTTCTTACAGACCCGACGACGAAAGGTATTAAAGACAGCGGTATTGTACAGACATATACAAAACCTAGAGATAGTAATAATGCAGATGAAATGGTTCAGTGGCAGAATCAAGCACATGTGCCTGAAGTGCAACAGTTCCAACCAGAACAATATGACACGTCAAAACCGTTTGTTGATGATAGTGACGAAATCGGATTTGATGTGAATCAATATGAACATGGAGGTGGTTCAAATCACAGTAACACTGACTAA
- a CDS encoding SH3 domain-containing protein, with amino-acid sequence MTVTLTKEEFIKWLNNSVGKQYNEDLWYGFQCFDYANAGWKVLFGHLLKGIGAKDIPNANDFTNEATVYQNTPDFLAQPGDLVVFGSNYRAGYGHVAWVIEATLDYIIVLEQNWLGGGWTDGIEQPGWGWEKVTRRQHAYDFPMFFIRPKFKTATATRSAQSPTQSVKKANSKKKAKPVKLNIIKDVVKGYNLPKRGYNPKGIVIHNDAGSKGATAQAYRNGLVNAPLSRLEEGIAHSYSGNTVWQALDESQVGWHTANQYGNKNYYGIEICQSIGADDKTFLKNEQATFQECARLLKKWGLPANRNTIRLHNEFTSTSCPHRSAELHTGFNPVTQGLLPKDKQLKLKDYFIKQIRSYMDGKIPVATVVKGTSASSNTVKPVAGAWRRNSYGTYYMEEKAKFTNGNQPIMVRTVGPFTSCPHAYDFQPGGYCDYDEVMLQDGHVWIGYDWEGQRYYLPIRTWDGVAQPNHGVGELWGSIS; translated from the coding sequence ATCACAGTAACACTGACTAAAGAGGAATTTATAAAGTGGCTTAATAATTCTGTGGGGAAGCAATATAACGAGGACCTTTGGTATGGTTTTCAATGCTTCGATTATGCTAATGCAGGTTGGAAAGTGTTATTCGGCCACCTTCTAAAAGGAATCGGAGCAAAAGACATTCCAAACGCTAATGATTTCACTAATGAAGCGACAGTATATCAAAACACGCCTGATTTCTTAGCGCAACCTGGTGATCTAGTTGTATTTGGAAGCAACTATCGTGCGGGATACGGTCATGTAGCTTGGGTGATTGAAGCGACTTTAGACTATATTATCGTATTAGAGCAAAACTGGCTTGGCGGTGGATGGACTGACGGTATCGAACAACCTGGTTGGGGTTGGGAAAAGGTAACACGTCGCCAACATGCCTATGACTTCCCTATGTTTTTCATTCGTCCTAAGTTCAAGACAGCAACAGCGACACGTTCAGCGCAATCACCTACACAAAGTGTTAAAAAAGCTAATTCTAAAAAGAAAGCAAAGCCGGTTAAATTAAACATTATTAAAGATGTAGTAAAAGGTTATAACTTACCCAAGCGTGGATATAATCCTAAAGGGATTGTCATCCATAACGATGCAGGAAGTAAAGGGGCAACTGCACAAGCGTACAGAAACGGTTTAGTCAACGCGCCATTATCACGCTTAGAGGAAGGTATTGCACATAGTTATTCGGGAAATACTGTTTGGCAAGCACTAGATGAATCACAAGTCGGTTGGCATACTGCTAATCAATACGGCAACAAGAATTATTACGGTATTGAGATTTGTCAATCAATCGGAGCAGATGATAAAACATTTTTAAAAAATGAACAAGCCACTTTCCAAGAATGCGCAAGATTATTGAAAAAGTGGGGACTACCGGCAAACAGGAATACTATCAGACTACACAATGAATTTACATCTACATCTTGCCCACACAGAAGCGCAGAGCTTCACACAGGCTTTAATCCAGTTACACAGGGGTTATTGCCTAAAGATAAGCAATTGAAGCTTAAAGACTACTTCATTAAACAAATCAGATCATACATGGATGGAAAGATTCCAGTCGCAACCGTAGTAAAAGGTACAAGCGCATCAAGCAATACGGTAAAACCAGTTGCAGGCGCTTGGAGACGTAATAGTTATGGTACCTATTATATGGAAGAAAAGGCAAAATTTACGAACGGTAATCAGCCGATTATGGTACGAACTGTTGGACCATTCACAAGTTGCCCACATGCTTATGACTTCCAACCTGGTGGATATTGTGATTATGATGAGGTAATGTTGCAAGATGGTCATGTTTGGATCGGCTATGACTGGGAAGGACAACGATATTATCTACCAATCCGTACATGGGACGGTGTCGCACAACCTAATCATGGAGTAGGTGAACTTTGGGGTAGTATCAGTTAA
- a CDS encoding DUF1828 domain-containing protein, whose product METTEQKMNEYFNWLKQSYKYSELDSSVEITTPFRNHINDYIRIYVDFLPDDSIILSDDGLTFNELEMSNINTNTKARNRIIQSILNQFNLTLKKGEIIAHVKNEGFAQSKHNLIQGILKIYDLTITSRNNVSSLYYEDVFNFLYEEEIGGTAEVSVAGESGIKYSIDYILPGTKSKPEKLINFANNLDFNKVTNDVYMYRDVKTNRPFRNNLLPRMLVIANDIDHPVNDKARQAAEHENLSILYWSDKEKIISSLAT is encoded by the coding sequence ATGGAAACTACCGAACAAAAGATGAATGAGTATTTTAACTGGTTAAAACAAAGCTATAAATATAGTGAGTTAGATAGTTCTGTAGAAATTACCACTCCGTTCAGAAATCATATAAACGATTATATAAGAATATATGTTGATTTCTTACCTGATGACTCAATCATATTATCAGATGATGGTTTAACTTTCAACGAACTAGAGATGTCTAATATAAACACAAACACCAAAGCTAGAAATAGAATAATCCAAAGCATATTAAATCAATTTAATTTAACTTTAAAAAAAGGCGAAATTATTGCTCATGTTAAAAATGAAGGTTTTGCTCAGTCTAAACATAATTTAATACAAGGTATACTAAAAATTTATGACCTTACTATAACATCTAGAAACAATGTTTCCTCTCTATACTATGAAGATGTATTTAACTTCTTGTATGAAGAAGAGATCGGAGGAACTGCTGAAGTCTCAGTAGCTGGTGAATCAGGTATAAAGTATTCTATCGATTACATTTTGCCAGGGACAAAATCTAAACCAGAAAAACTTATTAATTTTGCTAACAACTTAGACTTTAATAAAGTGACAAATGATGTTTATATGTATAGAGATGTAAAAACAAATAGACCTTTTAGAAATAATTTATTACCAAGAATGCTTGTTATAGCTAATGATATAGATCACCCTGTTAATGATAAAGCTCGCCAAGCTGCAGAACATGAAAATCTTTCAATTTTATATTGGTCAGACAAAGAAAAAATCATTTCATCTTTAGCAACTTAA
- a CDS encoding PTS transporter subunit IIC encodes MAKSELNIKVFLSNILNAVGAGVVVALLPNALLGEILKVFKEGNQYLELIFQIVIAIQSFMAFIIGVLAAHQFKFSGPSAAMIGTAAMIGSGALQFTPKGLALKGIGDIINVIIVVIIACLLILLLSGRLGSLEMIILPVVIPVVAGFIGLTTLPYVSGITKALGAVIHSFTELNPLLMSILIAMAYSLLMVTPISVVAIATAISLTGLGSGAANLGIVAACVTFIWGSLRVNKAGVNIVLIIGAAKMMIPVYFKHLIIAVPLALNGIVAGLVAYFINVQGTPMSAGFGYTGLVGPINAFNRMEGDAFTNIILLVFGYFIIPFVAGFIIHQVCKRILPGYHDDIYKFEIPKQ; translated from the coding sequence ATGGCAAAGTCAGAATTAAATATTAAAGTATTTTTAAGCAACATCCTAAATGCGGTAGGAGCAGGTGTTGTTGTAGCATTATTGCCTAATGCATTATTGGGTGAAATTCTTAAAGTTTTTAAAGAGGGCAATCAGTATTTAGAATTAATCTTTCAAATTGTAATTGCTATACAGTCATTTATGGCTTTTATTATTGGTGTACTTGCAGCACATCAATTTAAATTCAGCGGACCTTCAGCTGCAATGATCGGTACTGCCGCAATGATTGGTTCAGGTGCATTGCAGTTTACACCTAAAGGTTTAGCATTAAAAGGAATCGGCGACATTATTAATGTGATTATTGTTGTAATTATTGCATGTCTATTAATTTTGTTATTAAGTGGTCGCTTAGGTTCTCTTGAAATGATTATTTTGCCTGTTGTGATACCAGTAGTTGCTGGTTTTATCGGTTTGACGACATTACCGTATGTCTCAGGTATTACAAAAGCATTAGGCGCTGTGATTCATTCATTTACAGAGCTGAATCCATTACTCATGAGTATCTTAATTGCAATGGCATATTCACTGTTAATGGTTACACCGATTTCAGTAGTGGCTATCGCAACTGCGATTTCATTAACAGGATTAGGCAGCGGTGCAGCTAACTTAGGTATCGTTGCTGCATGTGTAACCTTTATTTGGGGCTCGCTGAGAGTCAATAAAGCAGGGGTTAACATAGTGTTGATAATCGGTGCAGCGAAAATGATGATTCCTGTATATTTCAAGCATCTTATCATTGCAGTACCTTTAGCATTAAACGGTATTGTAGCGGGATTAGTCGCTTACTTTATCAATGTACAAGGTACACCGATGTCAGCCGGCTTCGGTTATACTGGTCTGGTCGGACCGATCAATGCCTTTAACCGAATGGAAGGGGATGCTTTTACCAATATTATTCTCCTTGTCTTCGGCTACTTTATCATTCCGTTTGTTGCAGGATTTATTATCCATCAAGTCTGCAAGCGCATTTTGCCCGGCTATCATGACGATATTTATAAATTTGAAATACCGAAACAGTAA
- a CDS encoding ABC transporter permease subunit (The N-terminal region of this protein, as described by TIGR01726, is a three transmembrane segment that identifies a subfamily of ABC transporter permease subunits, which specificities that include histidine, arginine, glutamine, glutamate, L-cystine (sic), the opines (in Agrobacterium) octopine and nopaline, etc.) produces MIQKKATNIIKVIICTVLLCGLIFPFFSAKAGAEEQDQTWEKIKKRGELRVGLSADYAPLEFETTKSGKREFAGIDIELAKKIAKDNHLKLKIENMSFDSLLGALKTGKIDMIISGMTPTPERKKEVDFSDSYLKSGQSMVVKKTDLDKYKSLRDFDNKRIGAQKQTTQEQLAKTEISNADVHAMTRLPETILSLKSGKVDGIIIEKPVAEAYLQQNPELGFANVKFHEPDKDTCIALPKNSPVFLAQLNKSIKDMKDQGLMEQYKEKAAQSMEEDGNFFTKYSSFFITGIKNTILISIVGVVLGALFGALFALMKLSSIKPLKWLASVYIEFIRGTPLLVQVFLVFFGTTAVLGWDISALICGMIAMVINCAAYIAEIIRAGINAVDKGQTEAARSLGLSYGQTMKNIILPQAVKNILPALGNEFVTVIKESSIVSVIGVSEIMFNAQVVQGASFDPFTPLLVAAILYFILTFTLSRVMNILEGRMKVSD; encoded by the coding sequence ATGATACAAAAGAAAGCAACGAATATAATTAAGGTTATCATTTGTACCGTATTATTATGCGGATTGATTTTCCCATTCTTCTCAGCAAAAGCGGGTGCTGAAGAACAAGATCAAACATGGGAAAAAATTAAGAAAAGAGGAGAATTAAGAGTCGGGTTATCTGCAGATTATGCCCCATTAGAATTCGAAACAACTAAAAGCGGAAAACGTGAATTTGCGGGTATTGATATCGAACTAGCGAAGAAAATCGCTAAAGACAATCATTTGAAATTAAAGATTGAAAACATGTCATTCGACAGTTTATTAGGGGCTTTGAAAACAGGAAAAATCGATATGATTATTTCTGGTATGACACCTACACCTGAACGTAAAAAAGAAGTCGACTTTTCTGATTCATACTTAAAATCAGGACAATCAATGGTCGTGAAAAAAACAGATTTAGATAAATATAAATCTTTAAGAGACTTTGATAATAAAAGAATCGGAGCTCAAAAACAAACTACACAAGAACAATTAGCCAAAACAGAAATCAGTAATGCAGATGTACATGCTATGACACGTTTGCCTGAAACGATTCTTTCTTTAAAAAGCGGAAAAGTAGACGGTATTATTATTGAAAAACCAGTCGCAGAAGCATATTTACAACAAAATCCTGAATTAGGATTTGCGAATGTGAAGTTCCATGAACCAGACAAAGACACTTGTATTGCATTGCCTAAAAATTCACCGGTCTTTTTAGCACAATTGAATAAATCAATTAAAGATATGAAAGATCAAGGCTTGATGGAACAATACAAGGAAAAAGCAGCACAATCTATGGAAGAGGACGGCAACTTTTTCACAAAATACAGCTCATTCTTCATTACCGGTATTAAAAACACAATTCTAATCTCAATTGTCGGTGTAGTCTTAGGTGCTTTATTCGGTGCATTGTTCGCATTGATGAAATTAAGTTCTATAAAACCATTAAAATGGTTAGCTTCAGTCTATATCGAATTTATCAGAGGTACACCGTTATTAGTACAAGTATTCTTAGTATTCTTTGGTACAACAGCGGTACTCGGTTGGGATATTTCAGCATTGATTTGCGGTATGATAGCGATGGTTATCAACTGTGCAGCTTATATCGCAGAAATCATCAGAGCTGGTATTAACGCAGTAGATAAAGGACAAACTGAAGCAGCCAGAAGTTTAGGCTTAAGCTATGGTCAGACAATGAAAAACATTATCTTGCCGCAAGCAGTCAAAAACATTCTGCCGGCTTTAGGTAATGAGTTTGTGACAGTGATTAAAGAATCTTCAATTGTATCTGTAATCGGTGTCAGCGAAATTATGTTTAACGCGCAAGTTGTGCAAGGTGCATCCTTCGATCCATTTACACCATTGCTTGTCGCAGCAATTTTATACTTCATCTTAACATTCACATTATCTAGAGTGATGAACATCTTGGAAGGGAGAATGAAAGTCAGTGATTAA